The following coding sequences are from one Candidatus Methylomirabilota bacterium window:
- a CDS encoding M48 family metallopeptidase: MRTDWEGVYLDGRTAARQPATIRLMREAIEITPAGGATRLWPYRELRQTQGFYAGEQVRLERGGDLPETLLVSDRAFLESLHEAAPHVGPRFHDPGRRRARLRWTIAAGAGVIAAAVAIYVWGIPALAALVAPRVPVTWEESVGRAAIAHLAPPGRRCGDADLARVMDEMVRRLTAPGPPSPYTFRVSVVNRPVVNALAVPGGYVVVFRGLLERTVTPEEMAGVMAHELQHVLHRHATRAVIQDASTGLLLMALTGDVTGPLAYGLQTARTLGDLRYSRRAEEEADTDGMKMMLAARLDPAGMITFFERIQKEEGGAPRALTYLSTHPLAADRLQRLKAMAAAWTGAPEPLVPGDRWADVAKRC; this comes from the coding sequence ATGCGCACCGATTGGGAGGGTGTCTACCTCGACGGCCGCACCGCGGCCCGGCAGCCCGCCACCATCCGGCTCATGCGCGAGGCCATCGAGATCACGCCGGCGGGCGGGGCGACGCGGCTCTGGCCCTACCGCGAGCTTCGCCAGACGCAGGGTTTCTACGCGGGCGAGCAGGTACGCCTGGAGCGAGGCGGCGATCTGCCCGAGACGCTGCTGGTGTCCGACCGCGCGTTCCTCGAGAGCCTCCACGAGGCGGCGCCGCACGTGGGCCCGCGCTTCCACGACCCGGGCCGGCGTCGCGCGCGACTGCGCTGGACCATCGCGGCCGGGGCCGGGGTGATCGCGGCCGCGGTCGCGATCTACGTGTGGGGGATTCCCGCGCTGGCCGCGCTGGTGGCGCCGCGGGTGCCGGTCACGTGGGAGGAGAGCGTTGGCCGCGCGGCCATCGCGCACCTGGCGCCGCCGGGCCGGCGCTGTGGCGATGCCGACCTGGCGCGCGTGATGGACGAGATGGTGCGGCGGCTGACCGCGCCCGGTCCGCCGTCACCGTACACGTTCCGGGTGTCGGTGGTGAATCGCCCGGTGGTGAACGCGCTGGCCGTCCCGGGCGGCTACGTGGTGGTGTTCCGCGGGCTGCTCGAGCGGACCGTCACGCCCGAGGAGATGGCCGGCGTCATGGCTCACGAGCTACAGCACGTGCTGCATCGCCACGCGACCCGGGCCGTCATCCAGGACGCCTCCACCGGCCTCCTGCTCATGGCCCTCACCGGCGACGTGACCGGCCCGCTCGCCTACGGCCTGCAGACCGCGCGCACCCTCGGCGACCTGCGATACTCGCGGCGCGCCGAGGAGGAAGCGGATACCGATGGCATGAAGATGATGCTGGCGGCGCGCCTGGATCCCGCGGGCATGATCACCTTCTTCGAGCGGATCCAGAAGGAGGAAGGCGGTGCCCCGCGCGCGCTGACCTATCTCTCCACGCATCCGCTCGCCGCCGACCGCCTCCAGCGCCTGAAGGCGATGGCCGCGGCCTGGACCGGCGCGCCCGAGCCCCTCGTGCCCGGTGACCGATGGGCCGACGTGGCGAAGCGCTGCTGA
- a CDS encoding YjgN family protein, whose amino-acid sequence MFHGTGGTLFGIHVVNTLLILVTLGIYYFWAKTRVRRYLAGQTEMELDRFAYHGTAKELLLGTLKAVVVFGLPVLLLNFIRDVLEVPATLKVIAGVISGSLIFVFFPVAVVGARRYRLSRMSWRGIRFSFRGRVWDMVKIFILGTFLTGVTLGLYYPFFLVDRQRFLVSHSYFGSERFGFTGRGRELFGPFVVAILLTLPTLGLIWVWYVARKRRFFWDHTSLGPARFSCHVTGGALLGLWMVNAILLVGTLGIAWPWVRVRNIDFTFRYLALVGPLDLARIEQQAQQAGSTGEGLSGFFDSGFDLA is encoded by the coding sequence GTGTTCCACGGCACCGGAGGCACACTGTTCGGCATCCACGTCGTCAATACGCTGCTCATCCTCGTCACGCTCGGGATCTACTACTTCTGGGCGAAGACGCGGGTGCGCCGCTACCTGGCCGGGCAGACGGAGATGGAGCTGGATCGCTTCGCCTACCACGGCACCGCGAAGGAGCTCCTGCTGGGCACCTTGAAGGCGGTGGTCGTGTTCGGTCTTCCCGTGCTGCTGCTCAATTTCATCCGCGACGTCCTGGAGGTGCCCGCCACCCTGAAGGTCATCGCCGGGGTCATCTCCGGCAGCCTCATCTTCGTGTTCTTCCCGGTGGCGGTGGTAGGGGCCCGCCGGTATCGCCTGAGCCGCATGTCCTGGCGAGGGATCCGCTTCTCGTTCCGCGGCCGGGTCTGGGACATGGTGAAGATCTTCATCCTCGGCACGTTCCTGACCGGCGTGACCCTCGGGCTGTACTACCCGTTCTTCCTCGTCGATCGCCAGCGCTTCCTCGTCTCGCACTCCTATTTCGGCAGCGAGCGGTTCGGCTTCACCGGCCGCGGACGGGAGCTGTTCGGGCCGTTCGTGGTCGCGATCCTGCTGACGCTGCCCACGCTCGGGTTGATCTGGGTATGGTACGTGGCGCGCAAGCGCCGCTTCTTCTGGGATCACACCAGCCTGGGCCCGGCGCGCTTCTCCTGTCACGTGACCGGCGGCGCGCTGCTGGGACTCTGGATGGTCAACGCGATCCTGCTCGTGGGCACGCTGGGGATCGCGTGGCCGTGGGTGCGCGTGCGCAACATCGACTTCACCTTCCGCTACCTGGCCCTGGTCGGGCCGCTCGATCTCGCCCGCATCGAGCAGCAGGCGCAGCAGGCGGGAAGCACCGGCGAGGGCCTGTCCGGCTTCTTCGACTCCGGCTTCGACCTGGCCTGA
- a CDS encoding acyl-CoA dehydrogenase family protein, producing MDLNYSPDELAFRDEVRGWLRANLPDDLRQKMESYQELSREELLRWHKILARKGWVAPDWPPEWGGTDWNVVQRYIFEEECGYAATPMIVPFGVRMCAPVLLQFGTEAQKKRFLPRIYHGEDFWCQGYSEPGSGSDLASLKTRAVRDGDRYVVTGQKIWTTLAHHADWIFCLVRTDPNTGKRQDGISFLLIDMKTPGITVRPIVLMDGSKEVNEVFFDDVAVPAENLVHEEGKGWTVAKYLLGYERMGTGRIGASKRELARLKELAGEQMKDGRPLIEDARFRDRLTRVEIELMALEITNLRFLDQMRRSGRPPGADVSMLKIKGTEIQQSITELMMQAAGPLAQAFRPVDAMDFDHFTARLAPRYCNLRKATIYAGSNEIQRNIIAKATLGL from the coding sequence ATGGATCTGAACTACTCGCCGGACGAGCTGGCGTTCCGTGATGAGGTGCGCGGCTGGCTGCGCGCCAATCTCCCCGACGATCTTCGCCAGAAGATGGAGAGCTACCAGGAGCTGTCGAGGGAGGAGCTGCTGCGCTGGCACAAGATCCTGGCCAGGAAGGGCTGGGTTGCCCCCGACTGGCCGCCGGAGTGGGGCGGCACCGACTGGAACGTGGTGCAGCGCTACATCTTCGAGGAGGAGTGCGGCTACGCGGCGACGCCGATGATCGTGCCCTTCGGGGTCCGGATGTGCGCGCCGGTGCTGCTGCAGTTCGGCACCGAGGCCCAGAAGAAGCGGTTCCTGCCGCGCATCTACCACGGCGAGGACTTCTGGTGCCAGGGCTACTCGGAGCCCGGCTCGGGCTCCGACCTCGCCTCGCTCAAGACGCGCGCGGTGCGGGACGGGGACCGCTACGTGGTGACGGGCCAGAAGATCTGGACCACGCTGGCCCATCACGCGGACTGGATCTTCTGCCTCGTGCGCACCGATCCCAACACCGGCAAGCGCCAGGACGGCATCTCGTTCCTCCTGATCGACATGAAGACGCCCGGCATCACGGTGCGGCCGATCGTGTTGATGGACGGCAGCAAGGAAGTCAACGAGGTCTTCTTCGACGACGTGGCCGTACCGGCGGAGAACCTCGTCCACGAGGAGGGGAAGGGCTGGACGGTGGCCAAGTACCTGCTGGGCTACGAGCGGATGGGCACCGGCCGCATCGGCGCCTCCAAGCGCGAGCTGGCCCGGCTCAAGGAGCTGGCCGGCGAGCAGATGAAGGACGGCCGCCCCCTCATCGAGGACGCGCGCTTCCGCGACCGGCTGACCCGGGTGGAGATCGAGCTGATGGCGCTGGAGATCACCAACCTGCGCTTCCTGGATCAGATGCGGCGCAGCGGCCGGCCCCCCGGTGCCGACGTGTCGATGCTCAAGATCAAGGGCACCGAGATCCAGCAGTCCATCACCGAGCTGATGATGCAGGCCGCGGGGCCGCTCGCCCAGGCCTTCCGCCCCGTCGACGCGATGGACTTCGACCACTTCACCGCCCGCCTGGCGCCGCGGTACTGCAACCTGCGCAAGGCCACGATCTACGCGGGCTCCAACGAGATCCAGCGCAACATCATCGCGAAGGCCACCCTCGGCCTGTAG
- a CDS encoding acyl-CoA dehydrogenase produces the protein MNFDLSEEQQLLADSLKRYLANEYTMDARSKIVDSPTGWSEKVWAAFAEMGLLGVPFAEEHGGFGGSAVDVMLVMEALGEGLVVEPYWVNVGLGGRLIARAGSEAQQKRILPPLIQGKHRLAFAHTERGARYDLGHVQARAKKSGAGYTLEGEKRAVLAGASADTLIVSARTSGGATDPAGLSLFLVERSAPGVTVKEYRTIDELRAADVWLSDVSVPAAARLGDEGRALPLIEDAADYATALLCAEAVGAIRFANEATLEYLKTRRQFGVPIGSFQALQHRMVDMVISYEQARSMACLACVKVDTAPPAERRHAVSAAKVKVADACRHVSQEAVQLHGGMGMTEELKISHTFRRLTMIGQTFGDAEHHLERFARSEVAGG, from the coding sequence ATGAATTTCGATCTGAGTGAGGAGCAGCAACTGCTGGCGGACAGCCTCAAGCGGTACCTGGCCAACGAGTACACGATGGACGCGCGGAGCAAGATCGTGGACTCGCCCACCGGCTGGAGCGAGAAGGTGTGGGCGGCGTTCGCGGAGATGGGGTTGCTCGGCGTGCCTTTCGCCGAGGAGCACGGCGGCTTCGGGGGCAGCGCGGTGGACGTGATGCTGGTCATGGAGGCGCTGGGCGAGGGGCTCGTGGTCGAGCCCTACTGGGTCAACGTGGGGCTGGGCGGCCGGTTGATCGCGCGAGCCGGCTCGGAGGCGCAGCAGAAGCGCATCCTGCCCCCGCTGATCCAGGGCAAGCACCGGCTCGCCTTCGCCCATACCGAGCGCGGCGCGCGCTACGACCTCGGTCACGTGCAGGCGCGGGCCAAGAAGAGCGGCGCCGGCTACACGCTCGAGGGCGAGAAGCGCGCGGTGCTGGCAGGCGCCTCGGCCGACACGCTGATCGTCTCCGCCCGCACGAGCGGCGGCGCCACCGATCCGGCCGGCCTCAGCCTCTTCCTGGTCGAGCGCTCCGCGCCCGGCGTGACGGTCAAGGAGTACCGGACCATCGACGAGCTGCGCGCCGCCGACGTGTGGCTATCGGACGTCTCGGTGCCGGCCGCGGCGCGGCTCGGCGACGAAGGTCGCGCGCTGCCCCTCATCGAGGACGCGGCCGACTACGCCACCGCGCTGCTCTGCGCCGAGGCGGTGGGTGCCATCCGATTCGCCAACGAGGCGACGCTCGAGTACCTCAAGACCCGGCGGCAGTTCGGGGTGCCGATCGGCAGCTTCCAGGCGCTCCAGCACCGGATGGTGGACATGGTGATCAGCTACGAGCAGGCGCGATCGATGGCGTGCCTGGCCTGCGTGAAGGTCGACACCGCGCCCCCCGCCGAGCGGCGCCATGCGGTGTCGGCGGCCAAGGTCAAGGTGGCCGACGCCTGCCGCCACGTGAGCCAGGAGGCGGTGCAGCTGCACGGCGGCATGGGCATGACCGAGGAGCTGAAGATCAGCCATACCTTCCGCCGGCTCACCATGATCGGGCAGACCTTCGGCGACGCCGAGCACCATCTCGAGCGCTTCGCACGGAGCGAGGTGGCGGGCGGCTGA